The following proteins come from a genomic window of Nautilia profundicola AmH:
- a CDS encoding beta-ketoacyl-ACP synthase II, producing MRIVVTGIGMINAVGNNKDEAFENILAGKTGVDKITHFDASEYTVQIAAEVKNFDPSEVMDKKEVKKADRFIQLGMKAAKEAMEDSGLIGTEYDKTRFGISAASGIGGLPAIEKNSVILETKGQRRVSPFFIPSALVNMLGGFISIQYGLQGPNTSSVTACAAGTHAITEAVKTIKSGMADKILVVGAEAAICPIGVVGFANMKALSTRNDDPAHASRPFDAKRDGFVIGEGAGALVLEKYEDAVARGAKIYGEVIGIGESGDAHHITAPSLEGPMRAMKMAWDMAGNPKIDYINAHGTSTPTNDKNETAAIKTLFGGKENCPPVSSTKGATGHCLGAAGSIEAVITLMAMERGIIPPTINYEEPDENCDLDYVPNKPREAEINVAMSNSFGFGGTNGVVIFKKVK from the coding sequence ATGAGAATCGTTGTAACCGGAATAGGTATGATAAATGCCGTTGGTAATAATAAAGACGAAGCTTTCGAAAATATTTTAGCAGGTAAAACTGGTGTAGATAAAATAACTCATTTTGATGCGTCTGAATATACAGTTCAAATAGCGGCGGAAGTTAAAAATTTCGATCCTTCTGAAGTTATGGATAAAAAAGAAGTAAAAAAAGCGGATAGATTTATCCAGCTCGGTATGAAAGCCGCAAAAGAAGCCATGGAAGATTCGGGACTTATCGGAACTGAATACGACAAAACAAGATTCGGAATTTCTGCGGCAAGCGGAATCGGGGGGCTTCCTGCAATTGAGAAAAACAGTGTAATTCTTGAAACAAAAGGTCAAAGAAGAGTAAGTCCTTTCTTTATTCCAAGCGCTCTTGTTAATATGCTCGGAGGCTTTATTTCTATCCAATACGGACTTCAGGGACCTAACACATCAAGCGTAACAGCATGTGCTGCCGGTACTCACGCAATTACTGAAGCGGTAAAAACAATCAAATCGGGTATGGCTGACAAAATCCTTGTAGTTGGAGCCGAAGCTGCAATTTGTCCTATCGGTGTTGTTGGATTTGCAAACATGAAAGCGCTTTCAACAAGAAACGACGACCCGGCACATGCCAGCAGACCGTTTGACGCTAAAAGAGACGGATTCGTAATCGGTGAGGGTGCGGGTGCGCTTGTACTTGAAAAATACGAAGACGCCGTAGCAAGAGGCGCTAAAATTTACGGAGAAGTTATCGGTATCGGTGAAAGCGGAGACGCTCACCATATTACGGCCCCAAGCCTTGAAGGTCCTATGAGAGCTATGAAAATGGCGTGGGATATGGCCGGAAATCCTAAAATAGATTATATCAACGCACACGGAACGTCAACACCTACAAACGACAAAAACGAAACAGCGGCGATTAAAACGCTTTTCGGAGGAAAAGAAAACTGTCCTCCTGTAAGTTCTACAAAAGGTGCTACCGGACACTGTTTAGGAGCTGCCGGAAGTATTGAAGCGGTAATTACGCTAATGGCAATGGAAAGAGGAATTATCCCTCCTACAATCAACTATGAAGAACCGGATGAAAACTGTGATCTTGATTATGTTCCTAACAAACCAAGAGAAGCGGAAATTAACGTTGCAATGTCTAACTCGTTCGGTTTCGGTGGAACAAACGGAGTTGTAATCTTTAAAAAAGTAAAATAA
- the mraY gene encoding phospho-N-acetylmuramoyl-pentapeptide-transferase, whose protein sequence is MLYYLYEHFHINIFHYITFRAILAFFLSFFITIFIMPKFISWAKAKATQPIFELAPDNHKTKNSTPTMGGLIYITSAVISILITTEFNKYVLLTLLLLVYFTYLGFIDDYGKIKGSSNKAGLSAKTKFLLQWVGALVISYLLIKVGFDTKLYVPFYKYPIFDMGYYAVIFWAFIIVAMSNAVNLTDGLDGLATVPSIFSLFTLGILLYIVGNYKFSSYLFYPFELGVGELTIIVFALIGALLGFLWYNANPAEVFMGDSGSLPLGAVIGFLAIVAKSELLLIFIAFVFIMETVSVILQVGSYKTRGKRVFKMAPIHHHFEMLGWKENKITIRFWIMALITNLIAILSIKIR, encoded by the coding sequence ATGTTATATTACCTGTATGAGCATTTTCACATTAATATCTTTCATTATATAACTTTCAGAGCTATTTTAGCGTTCTTTTTATCATTTTTTATTACAATATTCATTATGCCGAAATTTATATCATGGGCAAAGGCAAAAGCAACACAGCCTATTTTTGAACTTGCGCCTGATAATCACAAAACAAAAAACTCCACTCCTACTATGGGAGGATTGATTTACATTACAAGCGCAGTAATATCAATATTAATCACAACAGAATTTAACAAATACGTATTACTAACTCTTCTTTTGCTGGTATATTTTACTTATTTAGGTTTTATTGATGATTACGGAAAAATAAAAGGTTCTTCAAACAAAGCCGGACTTAGCGCCAAAACAAAATTTTTACTCCAATGGGTCGGAGCTCTTGTAATATCGTATTTACTTATTAAAGTAGGTTTCGATACCAAACTTTATGTTCCTTTTTATAAATACCCTATTTTTGATATGGGATATTATGCGGTTATTTTCTGGGCGTTTATTATTGTTGCCATGAGTAATGCCGTAAACCTTACAGACGGTCTTGACGGTCTCGCAACCGTACCTTCTATATTTTCACTTTTTACACTCGGAATTCTTTTATATATAGTAGGGAATTATAAATTCAGCTCTTATCTTTTTTATCCGTTTGAGCTTGGCGTGGGAGAACTTACCATTATAGTATTTGCACTTATCGGAGCTCTTTTAGGATTTTTATGGTACAACGCAAACCCGGCAGAAGTGTTTATGGGAGACAGCGGAAGTCTTCCTTTGGGTGCGGTTATCGGTTTTTTGGCAATTGTGGCAAAAAGTGAACTGCTTTTAATATTTATAGCGTTTGTATTTATAATGGAAACTGTCTCAGTAATACTACAAGTCGGAAGCTATAAAACAAGAGGAAAAAGAGTATTTAAAATGGCTCCGATTCATCATCATTTTGAGATGCTCGGATGGAAAGAAAATAAAATTACGATAAGATTCTGGATAATGGCCTTAATAACAAACTTAATAGCTATTTTATCAATTAAAATAAGATAA
- the murD gene encoding UDP-N-acetylmuramoyl-L-alanine--D-glutamate ligase, producing the protein MKSLFGYGLTTKAIAKSGGWHIFDDKFKESSFDKYGNKLLPSNEFNPEKSSLEITSPGIPPSHPLIKKAKNLISEFDYFYDKAPFQIWITGTNGKTTTTQMVYHLLKDHGADIGGNIGIPLADMKKDANFWVVEASSFQLHYTKYAKPNIFIILPLKEDHTSWHGSFEEYVKAKLSPLKRMTERDVVIMPKNLNTGTKAFKILYENEKELIEYFDFKHTFSEVPFLLDELMAKAVYKILFLKEKNLKNFKIDPHKLEEFKDSQGRVWVDDSKATNVDAALNALTRYKNKKIFMIIGGDDKGQDFTPLFKYMKNLDIKLFIIGNKPELFADLAEQYNINYEISNEMEKAVKSIKKVHTDKSVALLSPACASFDQFNGYKERGKRFKKFVMELQ; encoded by the coding sequence ATGAAATCTTTATTCGGGTATGGCCTTACAACAAAAGCGATAGCCAAAAGCGGAGGCTGGCATATTTTTGACGACAAATTCAAAGAAAGCTCTTTTGATAAATACGGAAACAAACTATTACCTTCAAATGAATTCAATCCCGAAAAATCATCTTTAGAAATTACATCTCCCGGAATTCCTCCAAGCCACCCTTTAATCAAAAAAGCGAAAAATTTAATAAGCGAATTTGACTATTTTTACGACAAAGCGCCGTTTCAAATATGGATTACAGGAACTAACGGTAAAACCACAACAACACAAATGGTATATCATCTTTTAAAAGACCACGGTGCAGATATCGGAGGCAATATAGGCATACCTCTTGCCGATATGAAAAAAGACGCCAACTTCTGGGTTGTGGAAGCAAGCAGTTTTCAGCTTCACTACACAAAATACGCAAAACCGAACATCTTTATAATACTGCCGCTGAAAGAAGACCACACCTCGTGGCACGGAAGTTTTGAAGAGTATGTAAAAGCAAAACTCTCACCCCTTAAAAGAATGACTGAGCGTGATGTCGTTATAATGCCAAAAAATCTAAACACCGGAACAAAAGCGTTTAAGATTCTGTATGAAAATGAAAAAGAGCTGATTGAATATTTCGATTTTAAACACACTTTCTCTGAAGTTCCTTTTTTACTTGACGAACTTATGGCAAAAGCTGTTTATAAAATTCTGTTTTTAAAAGAAAAAAACCTTAAAAATTTTAAAATAGATCCGCATAAACTTGAAGAATTTAAAGACTCTCAAGGCAGAGTATGGGTTGACGATTCAAAAGCAACAAATGTAGATGCCGCATTAAACGCTCTTACAAGATATAAAAATAAAAAAATTTTTATGATTATCGGAGGAGATGATAAAGGACAGGATTTTACTCCTTTATTTAAATATATGAAAAATTTAGATATAAAACTTTTTATAATAGGGAACAAACCTGAACTTTTTGCTGATTTAGCCGAGCAATATAATATTAATTATGAAATATCAAATGAAATGGAAAAAGCTGTAAAATCAATAAAAAAAGTTCACACAGACAAAAGTGTAGCTCTTTTAAGCCCAGCATGTGCAAGTTTTGATCAGTTTAATGGATACAAAGAAAGAGGGAAAAGGTTTAAAAAGTTTGTAATGGAATTACAATGA
- the sppA gene encoding signal peptide peptidase SppA — translation MYEENEKLKAELKIFKIKAIKEKVVLFGVILLILAELVALGVFLKKTLSPSIPITKPYVAVININKTITVDYINKLMDKMNALKKDKNCKEYLLVFNTPGGSPSASDEFNAYLKFLNKSKKVNVYVESMAASGGYYIISAIKPIVANKNAVVGSIGVIMPHYVIGKLAKKIGVEEDDITVGKYKKPISLFKKASPEQKEYIMKNLLLPTYDNFLKIVAEDRNISIDKLKNYAEGKIFIATKVKGVLVDKISTLAEFKNEIKKRLGDVEFININLDKKKFPYLNIKLDSDLGELLKGYIHQ, via the coding sequence ATGTATGAAGAAAATGAAAAATTAAAAGCCGAGCTTAAAATATTCAAAATAAAAGCAATAAAAGAAAAAGTTGTCCTTTTTGGGGTAATTCTTCTTATTCTTGCCGAACTTGTTGCGCTCGGTGTGTTTTTGAAAAAAACGCTAAGTCCAAGTATTCCTATTACAAAGCCTTATGTAGCTGTTATAAATATAAATAAAACAATAACTGTAGATTACATTAACAAACTAATGGATAAAATGAATGCACTTAAAAAAGACAAAAACTGCAAAGAATATCTGCTTGTATTCAACACTCCCGGAGGAAGTCCGAGCGCAAGCGACGAATTTAACGCTTATCTTAAATTCTTAAATAAAAGCAAAAAAGTAAATGTTTACGTCGAAAGTATGGCTGCAAGCGGCGGATATTACATAATAAGCGCCATCAAACCGATCGTTGCTAATAAAAATGCGGTAGTGGGAAGCATAGGCGTAATTATGCCTCATTATGTCATAGGCAAACTTGCAAAAAAAATAGGGGTCGAAGAAGACGATATTACGGTAGGAAAATATAAAAAACCTATATCCCTGTTTAAAAAAGCCTCTCCCGAACAAAAAGAATATATTATGAAAAACCTATTACTTCCAACATATGATAATTTTTTAAAAATAGTGGCTGAAGACAGAAACATATCGATTGATAAATTAAAAAACTATGCCGAAGGAAAAATATTTATCGCTACAAAAGTAAAAGGTGTACTGGTTGATAAAATATCTACCCTTGCCGAATTTAAAAACGAAATCAAAAAAAGACTCGGTGACGTTGAATTCATAAACATTAACCTTGATAAGAAAAAATTTCCGTATTTAAATATTAAACTTGATTCAGACTTGGGAGAATTATTAAAAGGGTATATTCATCAATGA
- the accA gene encoding acetyl-CoA carboxylase carboxyl transferase subunit alpha, translating into MAVLDFEKRIEELKEQIDVAKIKGDSHAASTLAKELEKEIEKTFKNLTPYQKLLLARHPDRPHAIDIINAIMDEKIEIHGDREFRDDASIVCYIGMIGDTKCVVIGEEKGRNTKEKLARNFGMPHPEGYRKALRVAKMAEKFDLPILFLVDTPGAFPGIGAEERGQSEAIARNLFELSRIKTPTVSIVIGEGGSGGALAIGVADKFAMLKYSVFSVISPEGCAAILWGDNSKAETATKALKISAEELKELGLIDDIIDEPLEGAHRDYETTAKNIKDYFIEKVKELKQLSKDELLQKRFEKYLNYGSFNEK; encoded by the coding sequence TTGGCAGTACTTGATTTTGAAAAAAGAATTGAAGAGCTAAAAGAGCAGATTGACGTCGCTAAAATAAAAGGCGACTCTCATGCTGCTTCAACTTTGGCTAAAGAACTTGAAAAAGAGATAGAAAAAACATTTAAAAACTTAACCCCTTATCAAAAACTTCTTCTTGCACGTCATCCTGACAGACCTCATGCTATTGATATTATTAATGCAATAATGGATGAAAAAATAGAAATTCACGGTGACAGAGAGTTTAGAGACGATGCATCGATAGTATGCTATATCGGTATGATTGGCGATACAAAATGTGTCGTTATCGGTGAGGAAAAGGGTAGAAACACGAAAGAAAAACTTGCGAGAAATTTCGGTATGCCGCATCCTGAAGGATACAGAAAAGCACTGCGTGTGGCTAAAATGGCTGAAAAGTTTGATCTGCCGATTCTCTTTTTAGTTGATACTCCGGGTGCGTTTCCTGGTATCGGAGCGGAAGAGAGAGGGCAGAGTGAAGCTATTGCGAGAAACTTATTTGAACTTTCAAGAATCAAAACCCCGACAGTATCAATCGTAATTGGTGAAGGTGGAAGCGGCGGTGCTCTTGCTATAGGTGTTGCGGATAAATTCGCAATGCTTAAATATTCGGTATTCAGCGTTATTTCACCTGAAGGGTGTGCAGCTATTTTATGGGGAGATAATTCAAAAGCCGAAACAGCTACAAAAGCGCTTAAAATTTCAGCTGAAGAGCTTAAAGAACTTGGTCTTATAGATGATATTATCGACGAGCCGCTTGAAGGTGCACACAGGGACTATGAAACTACAGCTAAAAATATTAAAGATTATTTTATTGAAAAAGTAAAAGAATTAAAACAGTTAAGTAAAGACGAACTTCTTCAAAAAAGATTTGAAAAATACCTAAACTACGGAAGTTTTAACGAAAAATAA
- the acpP gene encoding acyl carrier protein — MALFDEVKEVIVEQLNVAPEEVKPEAKFVEDLGADSLDVVEMIMALEEKFEIEIPDSEAEKIQTVQDVIDFIEKAKA, encoded by the coding sequence ATGGCATTATTTGATGAAGTAAAAGAAGTTATAGTTGAGCAATTAAACGTTGCTCCTGAAGAAGTAAAACCGGAAGCGAAATTCGTAGAAGATCTTGGAGCAGACAGCCTTGACGTTGTTGAGATGATTATGGCTCTTGAAGAAAAATTCGAAATCGAAATTCCTGACAGCGAAGCTGAAAAAATCCAAACTGTTCAAGACGTTATCGATTTCATCGAAAAAGCGAAAGCTTAA
- a CDS encoding type II secretion system protein codes for MKKSFTLLELLFVIVIIGILSAVVTVKFFSFKTKKFCDIYH; via the coding sequence ATGAAAAAATCATTTACGTTATTAGAATTATTGTTTGTTATTGTTATTATTGGAATTTTATCAGCCGTTGTAACTGTAAAATTTTTTTCATTTAAAACAAAGAAGTTTTGTGATATCTATCATTAA
- the fabG gene encoding 3-oxoacyl-ACP reductase FabG, with the protein MNFSGKNVLVTGASRGIGAEIAKVLAGYGLKVWINYRSGAEAADKVKEEIEANGGSAAVIGFDVSDEKAFVEAVKTIIDSDGELSYLVNNAGITNDKLAMRMSVEDFKKVIDANLTSTFVGCREALKVMSKKRFGSVVNVASVVAEAGNMGQANYVASKGGVIAMTKTFALEGAPRGIRFNSVTPGFIDTDMTKDLPEKVKEEMLNRIPLKRFAAPAEVAKAVAFLLSDDASYITGETLKVNGGMYM; encoded by the coding sequence ATGAATTTCAGCGGTAAAAATGTTTTGGTAACTGGTGCAAGCAGGGGAATAGGTGCGGAAATCGCAAAAGTGCTTGCGGGATACGGACTCAAAGTTTGGATAAATTACAGAAGCGGTGCTGAAGCTGCAGATAAAGTGAAAGAAGAGATTGAAGCAAACGGAGGAAGCGCTGCGGTAATCGGATTTGACGTAAGCGATGAAAAAGCGTTTGTGGAAGCTGTAAAAACAATCATTGACAGCGACGGTGAGCTCAGCTATCTTGTAAACAACGCGGGGATTACAAACGATAAACTTGCAATGAGAATGAGTGTTGAGGATTTCAAAAAGGTAATTGACGCAAACCTTACTTCTACATTCGTAGGATGCAGGGAAGCTCTTAAGGTTATGAGCAAAAAAAGATTCGGAAGCGTTGTAAACGTGGCAAGTGTGGTTGCAGAAGCCGGGAACATGGGACAGGCGAATTACGTGGCAAGCAAAGGCGGAGTAATTGCTATGACTAAAACATTCGCACTTGAAGGCGCCCCGAGAGGTATTAGATTTAACAGCGTAACTCCTGGATTTATCGATACCGATATGACAAAAGACCTGCCTGAAAAGGTAAAAGAAGAAATGTTAAACAGAATCCCTCTCAAAAGATTCGCGGCACCTGCCGAAGTTGCAAAAGCTGTTGCGTTTTTACTTAGTGACGATGCAAGTTACATTACCGGAGAGACTCTAAAAGTAAACGGCGGAATGTATATGTAA